Proteins from a genomic interval of Polyodon spathula isolate WHYD16114869_AA chromosome 1, ASM1765450v1, whole genome shotgun sequence:
- the LOC121309835 gene encoding sodium bicarbonate transporter-like protein 11 isoform X3 translates to MESITVLHFEPSAPPSGMSNNGYLFQEIALREGDPDNECESREGGPDTSIDTEDNTHFFINIDAKQRGTADTGDSGCVLLHTSKKYVKLMNFEEEIRAHRDLDGFLARASILLGETAASLDDVLREMLLHVAQDNNEPDCNFDSVMSMLFTDVWMPPGGNVHLLSETIQCVTATITGIQYQQSWLCVICNTKNLLRRHVCISRLERPQNWGENCCEVRYVILVLAPHKMKSTKTAIELARTFATMFSDITFRQKLLEAKTEEEFKEALVNHRHQLTTTLQEHVSEGTDPHSDKPLRSPDFLRAGRGIYTDLCRRLPLYPSDFTDGIVGDNKTIVKYITTAIFLYIAILLPAIAFGSLNDESTRGEIDVQKTIIGQGIGGIIYSLFSGSPLVIPLTTAPLALFISVIRGICDDYSINFPAFYACIGLWNSLFLILGAVFNVSLVMKLFKRSTEEVIALFISIAFVADAVKGTVKIFHKYYHDPQFENGTVDHVANMTLLPGHSSNASSGILDTVLCGRESAVLSLLLMLGTVWLGYTLYQFKRSPFLHAKVREVLSDCALPISVLLCSFVGSYLFFDIHLPIFTFHTSKMFNVAPLHELSPMNVVSAMGLGFLLALLIFIDQNIVVSLTNAPENRLLKGTAYHWDLMLSGLINVLMSVLGLPWMHAAFPHSTLHVHQLACVEQRVENGHLYETIVSVKETRLTSLAANILLGLSVFLLPVPLQWIPKPVLYGLFLYIALTSIDGNQLCDRMALLLKEQTSYPPTHYIRKVPQRKIHYFTGLQMLQLLVLCAFGMYPLPYMKMIFPLIMITLIPVRNFLLPKIINAKYLDTMDAQHM, encoded by the exons ATGGAATCCATTACTGTTCTTCACTTTGAGCCTTCCG CTCCTCCTTCAGGTATGTCCAATAATGGATACCTTTTCCAAGAGATTG CATTACGGGAGGGTGACCCAGACAATGAGTGTGAGAGCCGAGAAGGGGGTCCAGATACGTCCATCGACACTGAGGACAACACTCATTTCTTCATTAACATCGATGCCAAGCAAAGGGGCACTG cagATACTGGTGATTCAGGTTGCGTGTTACTGCATACATCAAAAAAG TATGTGAAGCTCATGAACTTCGAGGAGGAGATCCGTGCTCACCGTGACCTGGACGGCTTCCTGGCCCGCGCCAGTATCCTGCTGGGCGAGACTGCTGCCTCGCTGGACGATGTGCTCAGGGAGATGCTGCTGCATGTGGCCCAGGACAACAACGAACCTGACTGCAACTTCGACAGTGTCATGAGCATGCTGTTCACAGACGTATGGATGCCACCAGGGGGCAATG TCCATCTCCTGTCAGAAACAATTCAATGTGTGACAGCCACCATCACAGGGATTCAGTATCAGCAGTCCTGGCTCTGTGTCAT CTGCAACACCAAGAACCTTCTGAGGCGACATGTCTGCATCTCCCGGCTGGAGCGGCCTCAGAACTGGGGGGAGAACTGCTGTGAAGTCAGATACGTCATACTGGTCCTGGCACCACACAAAATG AAAAGCACCAAGACTGCCATAGAGCTGGCCCGCACATTCGCCACCATGTTCTCTGACATCACGTTCAGGCAGAAACTGCTAGAGGCCAAAACAGAGGAGGAGTTCAAAGAGGCCCTGGTGAACCACAGGCACCAGCTCACCACCACTCTCCAGGAGCATGTCTCCGAGGGCACAGACCCACACAGTGATAAGCCCCTCAGG AGTCCGGACTTCCTCAGGGCTGGCAGAGGGATTTACACTGACTTGTGTCGCCGGCTGCCTCTTTATCCTTCAGACTTCACAGACG GAATAGTTGGGGACAACAAGACTATCGTAAAGTACATCACAACAGCCATCTTTCTCTACATCGCCATCCTTCTGCCAGCAATAGCGTTCGGTTCACTGAACGATGAGAGCACACGGGGAGAAATCG ATGTGCAGAAGACAATCATTGGGCAAGGCATTGGCGGAATTATCTACTCCCTGTTTTCTGGTTCGCCGTTGGTTATTCCCTTAACGACAGCCCCTCTAGCTCTGTTTATCAGTG TGATCCGAGGAATCTGTGATGACTACAGTATAAACTTCCCTGCTTTCTATGCTTGCATTGGCTTGTGGAACAGCTTATTTCTCATTCTCGGAGCTGTTTTCAATGTGAGCCTGGTGATGAAGCTCTTCAAACG atcaACAGAAGAAGTAATTGCACTTTTTATTTCCATTGCATTCGTGGCTGATGCAGTCAAAGGGACTGTAAAAA TTTTCCACAAATATTACCACGATCCGCAGTTTGAGAATGGTACCGTGGATCACGTGGCGAATATGACGCTCCTCCCTGGACATAGCAGTAATGCCTCCTCTGGGATACTGGACACGGTGCTGTGCGGACGGGAGAGTGCTGTGCTCAGTCTGCTGCTCATGCTGGGTACTGTGTGGCTCGGATACACACTCTACCAGTTCAAAAGAAG CCCCTTCCTCCACGCCAAAGTACGAGAAGTCCTGTCAGACTGTGCCCTGCCCATCTCCGTCCTGTTGTGCTCCTTCGTGGGATCCTACCTGTTCTTTGATATACACC TTCCAATCTTCACTTTCCACACCAGTAAAATGTTCAACGTGGCTCCGCTCCATGAGCTCTCCCCCATGAACGTTGTGAGTGCAATGGGGCTGGGATTCCTCCTGGCGCTGCTCATCTTCATTGACCAGAACATTGTGGTGTCACTGACCAACGCGCCAGAGAACAG GCTGCTGAAGGGCACGGCCTATCACTGGGACCTGATGCTGTCAGGACTCATTAATGTTCTGATGTCAGTCTTGGGGTTGCCATGGATGCATGCCGCCTTCCCACACTCCACTCTGCACGTTCACCAGCTGGCCTGCGTGGAGCAGCGCGTGGAGAACGGACACCTGTACGAGAC GATTGTCAGTGTGAAGGAGACCCGTCTCACCTCACTGGCTGCCAACATCCTGCTGGGCTTGTCTGTGTTCCTGCTGCCCGTGCCCCTGCAGTGGATTCCCAAACCCGTCCTGTATGGCCTCTTCCTTTACATCGCCCTCACCTCCATCGACGGTAACCAGCTGTGCGACCGCATGGCGCTTCTCCTGAAAGAGCAG aCCTCCTACCCCCCTACCCACTATATCCGGAAAGTGCCCCAGAGGAAGATTCACTATTTCACTGGGCTTCAGATGCTGCAGCTGCTCGTCTTGTGTGCCTTTGGGATGTACCCCCTGCCATACATGAAGATGATCTTCCCACTCATAATGATCACACTGATTCCTGTCAG GAACTTCCTGCTTCCCAAGATTATCAACGCCAAGTACTTGGACACAATGGATGCACAACACATGTAA
- the LOC121309835 gene encoding sodium bicarbonate transporter-like protein 11 isoform X2 has protein sequence MESITVLHFEPSEAPPSGMSNNGYLFQEIALREGDPDNECESREGGPDTSIDTEDNTHFFINIDAKQRGTDTGDSGCVLLHTSKKYVKLMNFEEEIRAHRDLDGFLARASILLGETAASLDDVLREMLLHVAQDNNEPDCNFDSVMSMLFTDVWMPPGGNVHLLSETIQCVTATITGIQYQQSWLCVICNTKNLLRRHVCISRLERPQNWGENCCEVRYVILVLAPHKMKSTKTAIELARTFATMFSDITFRQKLLEAKTEEEFKEALVNHRHQLTTTLQEHVSEGTDPHSDKPLRSPDFLRAGRGIYTDLCRRLPLYPSDFTDGIVGDNKTIVKYITTAIFLYIAILLPAIAFGSLNDESTRGEIDVQKTIIGQGIGGIIYSLFSGSPLVIPLTTAPLALFISVIRGICDDYSINFPAFYACIGLWNSLFLILGAVFNVSLVMKLFKRSTEEVIALFISIAFVADAVKGTVKIFHKYYHDPQFENGTVDHVANMTLLPGHSSNASSGILDTVLCGRESAVLSLLLMLGTVWLGYTLYQFKRSPFLHAKVREVLSDCALPISVLLCSFVGSYLFFDIHLPIFTFHTSKMFNVAPLHELSPMNVVSAMGLGFLLALLIFIDQNIVVSLTNAPENRLLKGTAYHWDLMLSGLINVLMSVLGLPWMHAAFPHSTLHVHQLACVEQRVENGHLYETIVSVKETRLTSLAANILLGLSVFLLPVPLQWIPKPVLYGLFLYIALTSIDGNQLCDRMALLLKEQTSYPPTHYIRKVPQRKIHYFTGLQMLQLLVLCAFGMYPLPYMKMIFPLIMITLIPVRNFLLPKIINAKYLDTMDAQHM, from the exons ATGGAATCCATTACTGTTCTTCACTTTGAGCCTTCCG aagCTCCTCCTTCAGGTATGTCCAATAATGGATACCTTTTCCAAGAGATTG CATTACGGGAGGGTGACCCAGACAATGAGTGTGAGAGCCGAGAAGGGGGTCCAGATACGTCCATCGACACTGAGGACAACACTCATTTCTTCATTAACATCGATGCCAAGCAAAGGGGCACTG ATACTGGTGATTCAGGTTGCGTGTTACTGCATACATCAAAAAAG TATGTGAAGCTCATGAACTTCGAGGAGGAGATCCGTGCTCACCGTGACCTGGACGGCTTCCTGGCCCGCGCCAGTATCCTGCTGGGCGAGACTGCTGCCTCGCTGGACGATGTGCTCAGGGAGATGCTGCTGCATGTGGCCCAGGACAACAACGAACCTGACTGCAACTTCGACAGTGTCATGAGCATGCTGTTCACAGACGTATGGATGCCACCAGGGGGCAATG TCCATCTCCTGTCAGAAACAATTCAATGTGTGACAGCCACCATCACAGGGATTCAGTATCAGCAGTCCTGGCTCTGTGTCAT CTGCAACACCAAGAACCTTCTGAGGCGACATGTCTGCATCTCCCGGCTGGAGCGGCCTCAGAACTGGGGGGAGAACTGCTGTGAAGTCAGATACGTCATACTGGTCCTGGCACCACACAAAATG AAAAGCACCAAGACTGCCATAGAGCTGGCCCGCACATTCGCCACCATGTTCTCTGACATCACGTTCAGGCAGAAACTGCTAGAGGCCAAAACAGAGGAGGAGTTCAAAGAGGCCCTGGTGAACCACAGGCACCAGCTCACCACCACTCTCCAGGAGCATGTCTCCGAGGGCACAGACCCACACAGTGATAAGCCCCTCAGG AGTCCGGACTTCCTCAGGGCTGGCAGAGGGATTTACACTGACTTGTGTCGCCGGCTGCCTCTTTATCCTTCAGACTTCACAGACG GAATAGTTGGGGACAACAAGACTATCGTAAAGTACATCACAACAGCCATCTTTCTCTACATCGCCATCCTTCTGCCAGCAATAGCGTTCGGTTCACTGAACGATGAGAGCACACGGGGAGAAATCG ATGTGCAGAAGACAATCATTGGGCAAGGCATTGGCGGAATTATCTACTCCCTGTTTTCTGGTTCGCCGTTGGTTATTCCCTTAACGACAGCCCCTCTAGCTCTGTTTATCAGTG TGATCCGAGGAATCTGTGATGACTACAGTATAAACTTCCCTGCTTTCTATGCTTGCATTGGCTTGTGGAACAGCTTATTTCTCATTCTCGGAGCTGTTTTCAATGTGAGCCTGGTGATGAAGCTCTTCAAACG atcaACAGAAGAAGTAATTGCACTTTTTATTTCCATTGCATTCGTGGCTGATGCAGTCAAAGGGACTGTAAAAA TTTTCCACAAATATTACCACGATCCGCAGTTTGAGAATGGTACCGTGGATCACGTGGCGAATATGACGCTCCTCCCTGGACATAGCAGTAATGCCTCCTCTGGGATACTGGACACGGTGCTGTGCGGACGGGAGAGTGCTGTGCTCAGTCTGCTGCTCATGCTGGGTACTGTGTGGCTCGGATACACACTCTACCAGTTCAAAAGAAG CCCCTTCCTCCACGCCAAAGTACGAGAAGTCCTGTCAGACTGTGCCCTGCCCATCTCCGTCCTGTTGTGCTCCTTCGTGGGATCCTACCTGTTCTTTGATATACACC TTCCAATCTTCACTTTCCACACCAGTAAAATGTTCAACGTGGCTCCGCTCCATGAGCTCTCCCCCATGAACGTTGTGAGTGCAATGGGGCTGGGATTCCTCCTGGCGCTGCTCATCTTCATTGACCAGAACATTGTGGTGTCACTGACCAACGCGCCAGAGAACAG GCTGCTGAAGGGCACGGCCTATCACTGGGACCTGATGCTGTCAGGACTCATTAATGTTCTGATGTCAGTCTTGGGGTTGCCATGGATGCATGCCGCCTTCCCACACTCCACTCTGCACGTTCACCAGCTGGCCTGCGTGGAGCAGCGCGTGGAGAACGGACACCTGTACGAGAC GATTGTCAGTGTGAAGGAGACCCGTCTCACCTCACTGGCTGCCAACATCCTGCTGGGCTTGTCTGTGTTCCTGCTGCCCGTGCCCCTGCAGTGGATTCCCAAACCCGTCCTGTATGGCCTCTTCCTTTACATCGCCCTCACCTCCATCGACGGTAACCAGCTGTGCGACCGCATGGCGCTTCTCCTGAAAGAGCAG aCCTCCTACCCCCCTACCCACTATATCCGGAAAGTGCCCCAGAGGAAGATTCACTATTTCACTGGGCTTCAGATGCTGCAGCTGCTCGTCTTGTGTGCCTTTGGGATGTACCCCCTGCCATACATGAAGATGATCTTCCCACTCATAATGATCACACTGATTCCTGTCAG GAACTTCCTGCTTCCCAAGATTATCAACGCCAAGTACTTGGACACAATGGATGCACAACACATGTAA
- the LOC121309835 gene encoding sodium bicarbonate transporter-like protein 11 isoform X1: MESITVLHFEPSEAPPSGMSNNGYLFQEIALREGDPDNECESREGGPDTSIDTEDNTHFFINIDAKQRGTADTGDSGCVLLHTSKKYVKLMNFEEEIRAHRDLDGFLARASILLGETAASLDDVLREMLLHVAQDNNEPDCNFDSVMSMLFTDVWMPPGGNVHLLSETIQCVTATITGIQYQQSWLCVICNTKNLLRRHVCISRLERPQNWGENCCEVRYVILVLAPHKMKSTKTAIELARTFATMFSDITFRQKLLEAKTEEEFKEALVNHRHQLTTTLQEHVSEGTDPHSDKPLRSPDFLRAGRGIYTDLCRRLPLYPSDFTDGIVGDNKTIVKYITTAIFLYIAILLPAIAFGSLNDESTRGEIDVQKTIIGQGIGGIIYSLFSGSPLVIPLTTAPLALFISVIRGICDDYSINFPAFYACIGLWNSLFLILGAVFNVSLVMKLFKRSTEEVIALFISIAFVADAVKGTVKIFHKYYHDPQFENGTVDHVANMTLLPGHSSNASSGILDTVLCGRESAVLSLLLMLGTVWLGYTLYQFKRSPFLHAKVREVLSDCALPISVLLCSFVGSYLFFDIHLPIFTFHTSKMFNVAPLHELSPMNVVSAMGLGFLLALLIFIDQNIVVSLTNAPENRLLKGTAYHWDLMLSGLINVLMSVLGLPWMHAAFPHSTLHVHQLACVEQRVENGHLYETIVSVKETRLTSLAANILLGLSVFLLPVPLQWIPKPVLYGLFLYIALTSIDGNQLCDRMALLLKEQTSYPPTHYIRKVPQRKIHYFTGLQMLQLLVLCAFGMYPLPYMKMIFPLIMITLIPVRNFLLPKIINAKYLDTMDAQHM; the protein is encoded by the exons ATGGAATCCATTACTGTTCTTCACTTTGAGCCTTCCG aagCTCCTCCTTCAGGTATGTCCAATAATGGATACCTTTTCCAAGAGATTG CATTACGGGAGGGTGACCCAGACAATGAGTGTGAGAGCCGAGAAGGGGGTCCAGATACGTCCATCGACACTGAGGACAACACTCATTTCTTCATTAACATCGATGCCAAGCAAAGGGGCACTG cagATACTGGTGATTCAGGTTGCGTGTTACTGCATACATCAAAAAAG TATGTGAAGCTCATGAACTTCGAGGAGGAGATCCGTGCTCACCGTGACCTGGACGGCTTCCTGGCCCGCGCCAGTATCCTGCTGGGCGAGACTGCTGCCTCGCTGGACGATGTGCTCAGGGAGATGCTGCTGCATGTGGCCCAGGACAACAACGAACCTGACTGCAACTTCGACAGTGTCATGAGCATGCTGTTCACAGACGTATGGATGCCACCAGGGGGCAATG TCCATCTCCTGTCAGAAACAATTCAATGTGTGACAGCCACCATCACAGGGATTCAGTATCAGCAGTCCTGGCTCTGTGTCAT CTGCAACACCAAGAACCTTCTGAGGCGACATGTCTGCATCTCCCGGCTGGAGCGGCCTCAGAACTGGGGGGAGAACTGCTGTGAAGTCAGATACGTCATACTGGTCCTGGCACCACACAAAATG AAAAGCACCAAGACTGCCATAGAGCTGGCCCGCACATTCGCCACCATGTTCTCTGACATCACGTTCAGGCAGAAACTGCTAGAGGCCAAAACAGAGGAGGAGTTCAAAGAGGCCCTGGTGAACCACAGGCACCAGCTCACCACCACTCTCCAGGAGCATGTCTCCGAGGGCACAGACCCACACAGTGATAAGCCCCTCAGG AGTCCGGACTTCCTCAGGGCTGGCAGAGGGATTTACACTGACTTGTGTCGCCGGCTGCCTCTTTATCCTTCAGACTTCACAGACG GAATAGTTGGGGACAACAAGACTATCGTAAAGTACATCACAACAGCCATCTTTCTCTACATCGCCATCCTTCTGCCAGCAATAGCGTTCGGTTCACTGAACGATGAGAGCACACGGGGAGAAATCG ATGTGCAGAAGACAATCATTGGGCAAGGCATTGGCGGAATTATCTACTCCCTGTTTTCTGGTTCGCCGTTGGTTATTCCCTTAACGACAGCCCCTCTAGCTCTGTTTATCAGTG TGATCCGAGGAATCTGTGATGACTACAGTATAAACTTCCCTGCTTTCTATGCTTGCATTGGCTTGTGGAACAGCTTATTTCTCATTCTCGGAGCTGTTTTCAATGTGAGCCTGGTGATGAAGCTCTTCAAACG atcaACAGAAGAAGTAATTGCACTTTTTATTTCCATTGCATTCGTGGCTGATGCAGTCAAAGGGACTGTAAAAA TTTTCCACAAATATTACCACGATCCGCAGTTTGAGAATGGTACCGTGGATCACGTGGCGAATATGACGCTCCTCCCTGGACATAGCAGTAATGCCTCCTCTGGGATACTGGACACGGTGCTGTGCGGACGGGAGAGTGCTGTGCTCAGTCTGCTGCTCATGCTGGGTACTGTGTGGCTCGGATACACACTCTACCAGTTCAAAAGAAG CCCCTTCCTCCACGCCAAAGTACGAGAAGTCCTGTCAGACTGTGCCCTGCCCATCTCCGTCCTGTTGTGCTCCTTCGTGGGATCCTACCTGTTCTTTGATATACACC TTCCAATCTTCACTTTCCACACCAGTAAAATGTTCAACGTGGCTCCGCTCCATGAGCTCTCCCCCATGAACGTTGTGAGTGCAATGGGGCTGGGATTCCTCCTGGCGCTGCTCATCTTCATTGACCAGAACATTGTGGTGTCACTGACCAACGCGCCAGAGAACAG GCTGCTGAAGGGCACGGCCTATCACTGGGACCTGATGCTGTCAGGACTCATTAATGTTCTGATGTCAGTCTTGGGGTTGCCATGGATGCATGCCGCCTTCCCACACTCCACTCTGCACGTTCACCAGCTGGCCTGCGTGGAGCAGCGCGTGGAGAACGGACACCTGTACGAGAC GATTGTCAGTGTGAAGGAGACCCGTCTCACCTCACTGGCTGCCAACATCCTGCTGGGCTTGTCTGTGTTCCTGCTGCCCGTGCCCCTGCAGTGGATTCCCAAACCCGTCCTGTATGGCCTCTTCCTTTACATCGCCCTCACCTCCATCGACGGTAACCAGCTGTGCGACCGCATGGCGCTTCTCCTGAAAGAGCAG aCCTCCTACCCCCCTACCCACTATATCCGGAAAGTGCCCCAGAGGAAGATTCACTATTTCACTGGGCTTCAGATGCTGCAGCTGCTCGTCTTGTGTGCCTTTGGGATGTACCCCCTGCCATACATGAAGATGATCTTCCCACTCATAATGATCACACTGATTCCTGTCAG GAACTTCCTGCTTCCCAAGATTATCAACGCCAAGTACTTGGACACAATGGATGCACAACACATGTAA